ACATCGACCGGGCGACCGGCGGCAATTTCGTGAGCCAGGTCGACCAGCACGCCGTAGCGCAATTCGGTCGCGTAGTTCAGCCGCAGCAAAGTCAGCGGAATGTTCAGCCCGCGGCTGAAGTGCTCGTACATTCGCTCGCGCCCGACAGCCGTCATGCTGTACTCGCCGTCGGCTTGCAGCGGGTCGCTCTCGCGACTGCCATGGTTCGGCGAGCCGTCAGGCAGTTGAATCGGGACCATTCCATAGACATTGCCGGTCGAGAACGCCACGATGCGACTCTGGCGATAACGGCGGCAGATGACCGCCGGGGCATAACAGTTCATCGCCCAGCTATAACTCGGGTTCTGTGTCGCGCCGAACTTGAAGCCGCTCATCGATACGACCAGGCCGGCGTCTGGCAACTTCGCCACGGCCTCGTCATCGAGCAGATCGCAGGCCTGCGTTTCGATTCCCCAACTTTCCAGCCGCTGGCGCAAATCTCCGCTGCCGAACCGCGAGACGCCGATCACGCGCCGCTTGCTTCCCGCAGCATCGAGCGCGCGGCGGGCCATGCGCGCCATCGTCGGCCCCATTTTGCCGCCGACGCCGAGAAACAGAAGGTCGCTATCGAGGCCGCGCAGCGTCTCAATCACGGCTTCATCGGGCTCACTGAGGAATGTTTCGAGTTGTTCGACGCTAAGCGGGGCGGGCGAAAGTTTATTCATGCGGCAATCATAAACCCCTCCCGCGTGCCGCTCAAATCCGTGACAATCGTAGCAACCGCAATTTGCCTCCCCCCGTAGCCGAGTCATTCCCTGGCTCGTACTTTCCGGTCATGGAATGATCGGATTACGATAAACTTGCCATGCCCGCTTATCTCGAACAGCTGACCATCCGCGTGGCCGAAGGGCTGGGCCAACTGACAGACGCCGAGCGGTCATTGCAGACCCGCTATTTTCTGGCTGCGCAAAAAAGTGACGGCGGCTTCGGTGGTCGCGAAGGTGGCAGCGATTTGTATTACACGGGCTTTGCACTCCGCGGCCTTGCGGTCCTGGGCGAGTTATATGGCCCCGTCGCCGAACGGGCGGCGGCCTTTTTGCAATCGAAGCTGGGCGGGCAGGAATCGATTGTCGATTTCTTCTCGCTCATTTATGGCGGCATGCTCATCAAATCGGCGGCCGGCATCGACGTCTTCGCCAACAGTCAGCCCGGCTGGCAAGACCAGGTGGCAACCTGGCTCGAAACGCTCCGTCGCGCGGACGGCGGCTACGCGAAAGGAATCGAAGGGCAAGCCAGCAGCACCTATCACAGTTTTCTCGTCGTCATTTGCCTGCAACTACTCGACCGCCTCCCCCCCGAGCCTGCACGGCTTCTGACCTTCTTGCGCTCGCAAGCGGCCGAAGAAGGGGGCTTTCGCGAAATCAAGGCCGGCAAGCGCGCCGGGACCAATCCCACCGCAGCTGCCATTGCGACCTTCAAGATTTTGGACGCGCTCGACGAAAACACTCGCCTCGATACCATCGACTTCCTGCTCGACATGCAGACCGACGAAGGGGGCCTGCGGGCGAACACCCGCATTCCCATTGCCGACTTGCTCAGCACGTTCACCGGGCTGACGACGCTCGAAGACCTCGGAGGCCTGGCCGAAATCGACCTCGCCGCGGCCGAGCGGTTTGTCCAATCGCTCCAGCGCGAAGAGGGTGGCTTTCATGCCGCTGCTTGGGACGGCGCGCATGATGTCGAATATAGTTTTTACGGACTCGCGTCTCTCAGTTTCTTTGCCCGGCGAAGAATGATGAAATGACTGCCTTGTTCGTTGGAGTTCCGGCTTTAGCCGGCTTTGGTTTTTCAAATCGAACTATCAAGGCAAGCCGGCTAAAGCCGGAACTCCAACAATAGCCGGAACTCCAACAAATTTAGATCGCGGAACAACGCATGGCAGACTTGATCGTCGAGCATGTTCGCAAAGAATTCCCCACGCGTGGCGAACCTCTCGTCGTGCTGCGCGATGCTTCGCTCCAGCTTGGCGCTGGCGAGAATGCCGCCATTCTCGGCCCCAGTGGCTCGGGCAAGAGTACGCTGCTGCATATCATCGGCGGGCTCGATCGGCCGACGAGTGGCAGCGTGAAGCTGGCCGGGCAAGATCCCGCGACGCTGGGTGAAGTGGAACTCGCGCGGTTTCGCAACCGGAACATCGGCTTCGTTTTTCAAGATCATTATCTGCTGCCGCAACTGACGGTGCTCGAAAACGTCTTGATCCCCGCGCTGGCCGAAGGGGCCCCAACGGCCGACGATCTGGCGCGGGCGCGGAACCTGCTCGACCGCGTGGGTCTCGGGCAGCGGCTCGAACATCGTCCCGCGGAACTTTCTGGTGGTGAACGACAGCGAGTGGGCGTCGCGCGGGCCTTGCTGCTCAAGCCGGCCTTGCTGCTGGCCGATGAGCCAACGGGCAATCTCGACCGGACCAATGCCACGGGCATCGGTCAGCTGCTGCTCGAATTGCAACAGCAAGAACAGAACATGCTCCTCGTCGTCACGCACAGCAGCGAACTTGCCTCGCTGCTGCAGCGGCGGTTCGAAATCGACAACGGCGAGTTGCACGCCCAAACTTAAGCGGAGAGTGAACATGAATTTCTTCCGCTTAGTCAGCCGCAGTTTGCAGTTTCATGCCTCGAAGCACTTCGCCGTGCTGCTGGGTGTGATGGCTGCCACGGCGGTCCTTACCGGCGCGCTCGTCGTGGGCGATTCCGTCCGCTTCAGCTTGCGGCACCTGACGCTCGATCGTTTGCGCCGCATCGATCATCTTCTGCTCGTCGATCGCTTCTTCCGAGCGGAACTGGCCTCCGAACTTCAGCAGAACTTCGGCTCGAGCGGCGAGATCGCCGCGGTTCCAGCCATCATCATGCCGACTGCCACGGCCGAAGTCCCGCGCGAGAAAGGTCGCTCGCTGGCGGCGGGCGTTACGCTCATCGCTGCCGATCAAGGCTTTTGGGATTTGAACGGCAGTGAAGGTGAGTCCGCGAAAATCATCGCGCCCAAACCGGGCGAAGTGTTGTTGAACGAACCGCTAGCCAGTGAACTGAATGCGAAAGTGGGCGATACGCTCATTGTTCGCATTCCCAAGGCGACGCAAGTTTCTGAAGACAGTCCCCTGGGGCGCAAGGACGATCGACTGACCAGTCTCGCGGAATTGAAAGTGCGCGAGATCATTCCTGCCGAGGGACTTGGCCGCTTTAGTTTGCATCCCATGCAAACTTCACCGCGCAATGTCTACGTGGCGCTTGCGCCGCTGCAAGAGACGCTCGAACAGCCCGGCAAGGTGAACGCGATCCTCGTCGCAACCCAAGACGAGCGCCGTTTGAAGCCAGCGGCGCTCACCGCCAAGTTGCAAGCTGCTCTGCGTCCCACACTCGCCGACTATGGCCTCTCCCTCAAGCACGTCACGCTCAACTTTGAGCAAGATGGCAAAGAAGAGCCGATCCTCAATTACTTCAGCTTGAGCACCAATCGGATGCTGCTGGACGAAACAACCGAGCGCGTTGCGCTCGAAGCGTTCAAGAAATTCGACGCCTATCCCGTCCTCACTTATCTGGCCAATTCCATCGACAAGGTCGGCGCGCCCGAGGGAACCAAGGGCATTCCTTATTCCACCATTGCAGCGCTCGATCCTGCTCCCGATGGTCCGCTCGTTGATCGCGAGGGGAAGCCATTACCCAAACTGGCTGACGACGAGATCGCCCTCACCGATTGGGCTGCTGAAGATCAAGGGCTGAAGATTGGCGACAAGGTGCGCGTCACTTTCTTTGAGCCGGAAACGACGCACGGGGCTGAGAAGGAAGAGAGCGCCGAGTTCACGGTGAAGGCCATCATCCCGCTGACGGAGCCCACTGCCCCCTACTCGCGCCGCAAAGGTCCGCAGTTTCAACAGCGGCCGACGAAGGCCAACGATGCCGACCTGACGCCCGATGTCCCCGGGGTGACCGATCAGGCGAGCATTGCCGATTGGGATGCGCCGTTTCCGTTCGACTACAAAAAGATCCGCGCGCAGGACGACAAGTACTGGAACAATCATCGCACCACCCCCAAGGCCTATATCTCACTGGCCGCAGGACAAAAGTTGTGGCACAGCCGCTTTGGTCAGGCCACGTCGATTCGCATTCCTGCTTCGCCGGTTTTCACGGAAGAACTTTTGACGAAGGCATTCCTCGCCCAACTACAGTTGCAGAACGAGTTTCTTGGGTTTGAACTCATTCCCATCAAAGACCGCGACCTGGCCGCTTCGCAAGGGACAACTCCTTTCGACGTGCTCTTCTTGTTGCTGAGCATGTTCATCATCGGGGCCGCATTATTACTCATCTGGTTGTTGTTCCGCCTGGGTGTCGAACAGCGGGCCAGTGAAATTGGCTTGCTCCAAGCACTCGGCTGGCGACAACAACGCACGGGCCGTTGGCTCGCCAGCGAAGGGCTGGTGGTTTCGATTCTCGGCGCGCTACTCGGCACCGCCGTGGGCATCGGCTATGCGTGGCTCATGGTCACCGGCCTGCGCACGTGGTGGGTCGGTGCGATTTCGTCGCCGTTTCTCCTGCTGCACCCGAGTACCCTGAGCCTGGTGATTGGCTTTGTCGTCGGCGTCATCGTGGCCCAACTAACGATTTACTTCAGCTTGCGGCAACTGCGAAAAGTTTCGCCCCGGCAATTGCTGGCGGGAGAAACGTCGTCGGCACTCGCCAATTTGCAGAGTGATCGAGCACTGCCGGCCTGGCGCCAAGCTTTGCCCTGGATGTTCCTTGTACTTGCCGCGATCCTTGCGGGCCTGGCCAGTGTGCTGAAAGCCGAAGCCCAAGCAGCCACCTTCATGGCCTGCGGAGCCAGTGTGCTCACCGGCCTGCTGATGCTCATCTCGCGACAACTGGGCGGGCAATCGCGCGCGAGTACAACTCCGTTTCGCTATGTCTTGCCATCGCTGGCGGTGCGCAACATCGGCCGCGCGCGGGGCCGCAGCATGG
Above is a window of Anatilimnocola aggregata DNA encoding:
- a CDS encoding prenyltransferase/squalene oxidase repeat-containing protein; the encoded protein is MPAYLEQLTIRVAEGLGQLTDAERSLQTRYFLAAQKSDGGFGGREGGSDLYYTGFALRGLAVLGELYGPVAERAAAFLQSKLGGQESIVDFFSLIYGGMLIKSAAGIDVFANSQPGWQDQVATWLETLRRADGGYAKGIEGQASSTYHSFLVVICLQLLDRLPPEPARLLTFLRSQAAEEGGFREIKAGKRAGTNPTAAAIATFKILDALDENTRLDTIDFLLDMQTDEGGLRANTRIPIADLLSTFTGLTTLEDLGGLAEIDLAAAERFVQSLQREEGGFHAAAWDGAHDVEYSFYGLASLSFFARRRMMK
- a CDS encoding ABC transporter ATP-binding protein, which encodes MADLIVEHVRKEFPTRGEPLVVLRDASLQLGAGENAAILGPSGSGKSTLLHIIGGLDRPTSGSVKLAGQDPATLGEVELARFRNRNIGFVFQDHYLLPQLTVLENVLIPALAEGAPTADDLARARNLLDRVGLGQRLEHRPAELSGGERQRVGVARALLLKPALLLADEPTGNLDRTNATGIGQLLLELQQQEQNMLLVVTHSSELASLLQRRFEIDNGELHAQT
- a CDS encoding NAD-dependent epimerase/dehydratase family protein, coding for MNKLSPAPLSVEQLETFLSEPDEAVIETLRGLDSDLLFLGVGGKMGPTMARMARRALDAAGSKRRVIGVSRFGSGDLRQRLESWGIETQACDLLDDEAVAKLPDAGLVVSMSGFKFGATQNPSYSWAMNCYAPAVICRRYRQSRIVAFSTGNVYGMVPIQLPDGSPNHGSRESDPLQADGEYSMTAVGRERMYEHFSRGLNIPLTLLRLNYATELRYGVLVDLAHEIAAGRPVDVSLSRVNVIWLADANRMSLRGFAHGSSPPRVINLAGDEILSLREVAHQLGDRMNRKVTFRGEEGTRALLNDGRDGYQYLGAPQVNAAQMIAWTADWVARGGESLGKPTHFQTTDGKF
- a CDS encoding FtsX-like permease family protein, which translates into the protein MNFFRLVSRSLQFHASKHFAVLLGVMAATAVLTGALVVGDSVRFSLRHLTLDRLRRIDHLLLVDRFFRAELASELQQNFGSSGEIAAVPAIIMPTATAEVPREKGRSLAAGVTLIAADQGFWDLNGSEGESAKIIAPKPGEVLLNEPLASELNAKVGDTLIVRIPKATQVSEDSPLGRKDDRLTSLAELKVREIIPAEGLGRFSLHPMQTSPRNVYVALAPLQETLEQPGKVNAILVATQDERRLKPAALTAKLQAALRPTLADYGLSLKHVTLNFEQDGKEEPILNYFSLSTNRMLLDETTERVALEAFKKFDAYPVLTYLANSIDKVGAPEGTKGIPYSTIAALDPAPDGPLVDREGKPLPKLADDEIALTDWAAEDQGLKIGDKVRVTFFEPETTHGAEKEESAEFTVKAIIPLTEPTAPYSRRKGPQFQQRPTKANDADLTPDVPGVTDQASIADWDAPFPFDYKKIRAQDDKYWNNHRTTPKAYISLAAGQKLWHSRFGQATSIRIPASPVFTEELLTKAFLAQLQLQNEFLGFELIPIKDRDLAASQGTTPFDVLFLLLSMFIIGAALLLIWLLFRLGVEQRASEIGLLQALGWRQQRTGRWLASEGLVVSILGALLGTAVGIGYAWLMVTGLRTWWVGAISSPFLLLHPSTLSLVIGFVVGVIVAQLTIYFSLRQLRKVSPRQLLAGETSSALANLQSDRALPAWRQALPWMFLVLAAILAGLASVLKAEAQAATFMACGASVLTGLLMLISRQLGGQSRASTTPFRYVLPSLAVRNIGRARGRSMATIALVASACFLVVAVSSFRLSPTEQGVGGFNLLAESAEPILPDLNDPAARQAAMGKDATKLADSLVLPMRMRGGDDASCRNLYQAMQPRVLGVTPAVINHFDLPDVTKFIFAASAAKTPAEQANPWQLLAQPAADGEPVNTVLDMNTALYSLKLYGGIGQEFERDYGDGPPIKFRVVGLLSNSVLQGSLLIGEGDFKRLFPRVSGYRSFLIRTPAAQEREIATVLEERFGDEGFDVTQSKIRLQDLLAVQNTYISTFQALGALGLLLGTFGLAAVQLRNVLERRKELAMLRATGFRAARIAGMVMLENLFLLCGGIFTGLLAALLAVLPHMFLGGASLPWRDLAIMISAILVIGSLVGLLAVRATLKAPILAALRGE